A single region of the Gemella sp. zg-570 genome encodes:
- a CDS encoding type II toxin-antitoxin system YafQ family toxin, producing the protein MYHIKYTNKFKKSYKLMKKRGYDLSLLEDVITKLSKGIPLEEKHRNHMLTGNFAGYHECHIKPDWLLIYLIENDILTLTMIDTGSHSDLF; encoded by the coding sequence ATGTATCATATCAAGTACACCAATAAATTCAAAAAAAGTTATAAACTAATGAAGAAACGAGGCTATGATCTTAGTTTATTAGAGGATGTCATCACAAAATTAAGTAAAGGCATTCCTCTCGAAGAAAAACATAGGAATCACATGTTAACAGGTAATTTTGCTGGATATCATGAATGTCATATCAAACCAGATTGGCTTTTAATTTATTTAATAGAAAATGATATTCTAACCTTAACTATGATCGATACAGGGTCGCATTCAGATTTATTTTAG
- a CDS encoding type II toxin-antitoxin system RelB/DinJ family antitoxin: protein MATSPTQIRIDSTVKEDANALFSRLGLDMSSAVNMFLRQCVLRGGLPFTVELPKYNQETLDAMEEARKISKDPNVPSYSSVKDLFKALDEE, encoded by the coding sequence ATGGCTACAAGTCCAACTCAAATTAGAATCGATTCGACTGTTAAAGAAGATGCCAACGCATTATTTTCGAGACTTGGCTTAGATATGTCTAGTGCAGTGAATATGTTCTTACGTCAATGCGTTCTACGTGGAGGTTTACCTTTTACAGTAGAACTTCCAAAGTATAATCAAGAAACGTTAGATGCTATGGAAGAAGCAAGAAAAATTTCTAAAGACCCAAATGTACCAAGTTATTCATCTGTTAAAGATTTATTTAAAGCATTGGATGAAGAATAA
- a CDS encoding HNH endonuclease signature motif containing protein, protein MEHERQENKRYEQYDRNPVVRKRYGHNWRKIRASYVKAHPYCERCFKEGRMKRVEEVHHIKPLAEGGTHDTTNLISLCQSCHSKIHARNGSRWNKK, encoded by the coding sequence ATGGAACATGAACGACAAGAGAATAAGCGATACGAACAGTATGACCGTAATCCAGTAGTCAGAAAACGTTACGGCCATAATTGGCGAAAGATACGTGCCAGTTATGTTAAAGCTCATCCTTACTGTGAACGATGTTTTAAAGAAGGTCGTATGAAACGTGTAGAAGAAGTTCATCATATCAAGCCACTCGCTGAAGGTGGTACACATGATACAACTAATTTAATCTCGCTTTGTCAGTCTTGTCACAGTAAAATTCACGCACGAAATGGAAGTCGATGGAATAAAAAATAG